The following proteins come from a genomic window of Sphingosinicella flava:
- a CDS encoding acetyl-CoA hydrolase/transferase family protein gives MGGTNRIGCEALRAKVRTAEEAASLIKSGSTVGMSGFTGSGYPKAVPLALAARIEAEHAKGRPFQVRVWTGASTGPELDGALAKAGGIEFRLPYNSDPIAREMINRGEMEYFDMHLSQVAPMAWQGFLGPLDTAVVEISGIRTDGSLIPSSSVGNNKTWLDRASQVILEVNSWQNEALEGMHDIYYGTALPPNRIPIPLIRPDDRIGEPAFRCDPNKIAAIVETDAPDRNLPFKAPDDHARAIAGHLLEFFRHEVAKGRLPRSLLPIQSGVGNIANAVLIGLLDAPFDTMTAYTEVIQDGMLDLLAAGKLRMASATALSLSPEAAATLNAEMPLFRDKMILRPQEISNHPELIRRLGCIAMNGMIEADIYGNVNSTHIMGSRIQNGIGGSGDFARNAYVSIFMAPSTAKNDAISAIVPQASHVDHITQDVQVLVTEQGLADLRGLSPKQRAETIVENCAHPDYRPMLHDYFHRAREHSYGQQSPSILTEALSWHQRFIDTGSMRA, from the coding sequence TTGGGCGGCACGAACCGGATCGGCTGCGAGGCACTCCGCGCGAAGGTGAGGACGGCCGAGGAGGCAGCGTCGCTGATCAAATCGGGCAGTACGGTGGGGATGAGCGGCTTCACCGGTTCGGGCTATCCAAAGGCGGTGCCGCTGGCGCTCGCCGCCCGGATCGAGGCCGAACATGCCAAAGGGCGGCCGTTCCAGGTGCGGGTGTGGACGGGCGCATCCACCGGGCCCGAGCTCGACGGCGCGCTCGCCAAGGCGGGCGGCATCGAATTCCGCTTGCCCTATAATAGCGATCCGATTGCGCGGGAGATGATCAACCGCGGCGAGATGGAATATTTCGACATGCACCTCTCGCAGGTCGCGCCGATGGCCTGGCAGGGCTTTTTGGGGCCGCTCGACACGGCGGTGGTCGAGATATCCGGCATCCGCACGGACGGGTCGCTTATCCCCTCTTCCTCGGTCGGCAACAACAAGACCTGGCTCGACCGCGCGTCCCAAGTGATCCTGGAAGTGAACAGCTGGCAAAACGAAGCGCTAGAGGGGATGCATGACATCTATTATGGTACGGCGCTGCCGCCCAACCGCATACCCATCCCGCTTATCCGCCCGGACGACCGGATCGGCGAGCCCGCTTTCCGCTGCGACCCGAACAAGATAGCCGCCATCGTGGAGACGGACGCGCCGGACCGCAACCTTCCGTTCAAGGCACCGGACGACCATGCCCGCGCCATTGCGGGCCACCTGCTCGAATTCTTCCGGCATGAAGTGGCGAAGGGGCGGCTTCCGCGATCGCTGCTGCCGATCCAGTCGGGCGTCGGCAATATCGCCAATGCCGTGCTAATCGGCCTGCTCGATGCCCCGTTCGACACGATGACCGCCTATACCGAAGTGATCCAGGACGGGATGCTCGACCTGCTTGCGGCGGGCAAACTCCGCATGGCGTCCGCTACGGCCCTTTCCCTAAGCCCGGAAGCGGCGGCGACACTTAACGCGGAAATGCCTCTGTTCCGCGACAAGATGATCCTTCGCCCGCAGGAGATCAGCAATCATCCCGAGCTCATTCGCCGCCTCGGCTGCATCGCGATGAACGGAATGATAGAGGCGGATATCTACGGCAATGTGAATTCGACGCACATCATGGGGTCGCGTATCCAGAACGGCATCGGTGGTTCCGGCGATTTCGCGCGGAATGCTTACGTCTCCATCTTCATGGCGCCCTCGACCGCGAAGAATGACGCCATTTCGGCGATCGTGCCCCAGGCGAGCCATGTCGATCACATCACGCAGGACGTGCAGGTGCTCGTCACCGAGCAGGGCTTGGCGGACCTTCGCGGTCTTTCGCCTAAGCAACGGGCGGAGACGATCGTCGAAAATTGCGCCCACCCCGATTACCGCCCGATGCTCCACGACTATTTCCACCGGGCGCGCGAGCATTCCTATGGCCAGCAATCGCCCTCGATCCTGACCGAGGCGCTGTCCTGGCACCAGCGCTTCATCGATACGGGCAGCATGCGCGCCTAG
- a CDS encoding universal stress protein translates to MRSILLHVYDDTGFESRFQAALDLTRAFGGHITCLHATPFEDYLITDPLVAAAMPEEFSTKIRDIRLALQHRIEDRLHGEGVSWDWVHRDELLSTALIRYSMLSDVVVITRADRALFQDEPRPIAAAVAMSARAPVLAIPGAQLGFDAGKPVIIAWNGSPEGAAALRGALPLLQRASDVHLVEVEEKERLYPRDLAARYLSRHDVHVCIVERQADRGDIAAALRSAAAEIGAGLIVMGAFGHSRLREFLLGGVTADLLCECEVPLLLAH, encoded by the coding sequence ATGAGATCGATCCTGCTGCACGTCTATGACGACACCGGCTTTGAAAGCCGCTTCCAGGCGGCGCTCGATCTCACCCGGGCCTTTGGCGGGCACATCACCTGCCTCCATGCGACGCCTTTCGAAGACTATCTCATTACCGACCCGCTGGTCGCCGCGGCGATGCCGGAGGAATTCTCGACGAAGATCCGAGACATCCGGCTGGCGCTCCAGCATCGCATCGAAGACCGCCTTCACGGCGAAGGGGTGAGCTGGGACTGGGTTCATCGCGACGAACTCCTGTCGACCGCGCTCATCCGCTATTCGATGCTTTCGGACGTGGTCGTGATCACCCGGGCTGACCGTGCGCTGTTTCAGGATGAGCCGCGCCCCATCGCCGCCGCCGTCGCGATGAGCGCGAGGGCGCCCGTTCTCGCCATTCCGGGGGCGCAGCTGGGCTTCGACGCCGGAAAGCCGGTGATCATCGCCTGGAACGGTTCACCCGAAGGCGCTGCCGCCCTTCGCGGCGCCCTTCCTTTGCTCCAGAGGGCCTCGGACGTGCATCTGGTGGAAGTGGAGGAGAAAGAGCGTCTTTATCCGCGCGATCTCGCCGCCCGCTATTTGTCGCGCCACGACGTGCATGTTTGCATCGTCGAACGCCAGGCGGATCGGGGAGACATTGCCGCTGCCTTGCGGAGCGCCGCGGCGGAAATCGGCGCGGGCCTGATCGTCATGGGCGCGTTCGGCCATTCACGCCTGCGCGAATTTCTTCTGGGCGGCGTCACGGCCGATCTGCTGTGCGAGTGTGAGGTGCCACTGCTGCTCGCCCATTAG
- a CDS encoding GNAT family N-acetyltransferase, protein MASDLQQCHGQEELTRLTARSGFSFDVRPVRSGDEAALGQFFTHVAHEDLRFRFLTALNKVGPEFLEMMVEVDHDRTENFLALDPASGTIIATAMVAADEKRECAEVALSIRADYKKKGISWTLLEHAARWAKARGFKCLKSIESRENHQAIELEREMGFCAEEYPGDSTLILLRAELNP, encoded by the coding sequence ATGGCCTCCGATCTTCAGCAATGTCACGGGCAGGAAGAGCTCACACGGCTGACCGCGCGTAGCGGCTTCTCGTTCGATGTGCGCCCCGTTCGCTCCGGCGACGAGGCCGCGCTCGGCCAATTCTTCACCCATGTCGCGCACGAAGATCTCCGTTTTCGCTTCCTCACTGCGCTCAACAAGGTCGGGCCGGAATTCCTCGAGATGATGGTTGAGGTGGACCATGATCGCACCGAGAATTTTCTCGCCCTCGATCCCGCCAGCGGCACGATCATCGCCACGGCCATGGTCGCGGCCGATGAGAAGAGAGAATGCGCCGAAGTCGCTCTGTCGATCCGCGCCGACTATAAAAAGAAGGGCATTAGCTGGACCTTGCTCGAACATGCCGCCCGCTGGGCGAAGGCGCGCGGCTTTAAGTGCCTGAAATCGATCGAGAGCCGGGAAAACCATCAGGCGATCGAGCTGGAACGGGAGATGGGATTTTGCGCCGAGGAATATCCGGGCGATTCCACCCTCATCCTGCTCCGCGCCGAGCTTAATCCATAA
- a CDS encoding sensor histidine kinase, protein MHAKREIVAKGKRVEAPQPFAREEHLRSILDAVPDAMVVIDERGLIISFSAAAEKMFGYREAELLGENVSRLMPSPDRERHDGYLRRYYETGQPKIIGIGRVTTARRRDGTTFPIDLHIGEARLGEDRVFTGFIHDLSERQETERQLHRLQSELAHVSRVTTMGTLATSIAHELNQPLTAIANYTETARELLKSPDPATLAIVQEALADCAQQSIRAGQIVRRLRDFISGGQPERRVESLSRLINEASAMALVSARERGVEVEISLDQDADAVLVDRIQIQQVLFNLMRNAMEAMEGSRTKILKIRSAQDAHGFVRVSVSDSGPGLDGDIAAKLFHPFISTKATGMGLGLSICQTIVRGHEGRIWAEPSRLGGTAFNFTLVNAGVKDG, encoded by the coding sequence ATGCATGCGAAGCGCGAGATCGTGGCGAAGGGCAAGCGCGTGGAGGCGCCCCAGCCCTTCGCGCGCGAGGAGCATCTGCGATCGATCCTCGACGCGGTGCCTGACGCGATGGTGGTCATCGACGAACGCGGGCTCATCATTTCCTTCAGCGCGGCGGCGGAAAAGATGTTCGGCTACAGGGAAGCCGAGCTTCTCGGCGAAAATGTCAGCAGGCTCATGCCGTCGCCCGATCGGGAGCGGCACGACGGCTATCTCCGCCGCTATTATGAAACGGGACAGCCCAAGATCATCGGCATCGGCCGCGTCACCACCGCGCGGCGCCGCGATGGAACGACGTTTCCCATCGATCTCCATATCGGCGAGGCGCGGCTTGGCGAGGACCGGGTCTTTACCGGCTTCATCCACGACCTGTCGGAACGCCAGGAAACGGAACGGCAGCTCCACCGGCTGCAATCCGAACTGGCCCATGTGTCGCGGGTCACGACGATGGGAACCCTCGCAACCTCGATCGCGCACGAACTCAACCAGCCCCTCACCGCCATCGCAAATTATACGGAGACGGCCCGCGAGCTTCTGAAATCCCCTGACCCGGCCACTCTGGCCATCGTGCAGGAGGCGTTGGCGGACTGCGCTCAGCAGTCGATCCGCGCCGGACAGATCGTGCGGCGGCTGCGCGACTTCATTTCAGGAGGGCAGCCGGAACGGCGCGTCGAAAGCCTCAGCCGCCTCATCAACGAGGCAAGTGCCATGGCCCTCGTCAGCGCGCGTGAGCGCGGCGTGGAAGTGGAGATCAGCCTTGACCAGGATGCGGACGCGGTCCTCGTCGACCGCATCCAGATCCAGCAAGTTCTGTTCAACCTGATGCGCAATGCCATGGAGGCGATGGAGGGGAGCCGGACGAAAATCCTGAAGATTAGATCCGCGCAAGATGCTCACGGCTTCGTGCGCGTTTCGGTTTCCGACAGCGGTCCGGGTCTCGACGGCGACATTGCGGCTAAGCTGTTCCATCCCTTCATCAGCACCAAGGCAACGGGCATGGGACTCGGCCTCTCCATCTGCCAGACGATCGTCCGTGGCCATGAGGGGCGGATTTGGGCAGAGCCGTCTCGGCTTGGCGGCACCGCCTTCAACTTCACCCTGGTCAATGCGGGAGTGAAAGATGGCTGA
- a CDS encoding response regulator transcription factor → MADRVVHLVDDDEAIRRSASFMLKTSGYVVKTYASGPEFLRVRDLPPGCILLDVRMPGVDGIEVQHALRDRGTLFPVIVMTGHGDVSVAVQAMKLGASDFIEKPFERATLLQAVEHGFDRLERSDKAKARASEAEIMLHALTPRERDVLEGLARGLPNKTIGYDLSISPRTVEIHRANVMTKLKVASLSEALRIAFAAGLGEDRPLGPDPIMPAGGENEIDPAARL, encoded by the coding sequence ATGGCTGACCGCGTCGTGCATCTCGTCGATGATGACGAGGCAATCCGCCGCTCCGCGAGCTTCATGCTGAAGACATCGGGTTATGTCGTGAAGACTTATGCCTCGGGCCCCGAATTCCTGAGGGTGCGCGATCTGCCTCCCGGCTGTATCCTGCTCGACGTTCGCATGCCCGGCGTGGACGGTATAGAGGTTCAGCACGCTCTTCGGGATCGCGGAACGCTTTTCCCGGTGATCGTGATGACCGGCCATGGCGATGTCTCGGTCGCCGTTCAGGCCATGAAGCTCGGCGCCAGCGACTTCATCGAAAAGCCGTTCGAACGCGCGACACTCCTACAGGCGGTGGAGCATGGCTTCGACCGCCTCGAGAGGTCTGACAAGGCGAAGGCGCGCGCGTCGGAAGCCGAAATCATGCTGCACGCCTTGACGCCGCGCGAGCGCGACGTGCTGGAAGGTCTAGCACGGGGACTGCCCAACAAGACGATCGGCTACGATCTCAGTATCAGTCCGCGCACCGTCGAAATCCATCGTGCGAACGTCATGACCAAGCTGAAAGTCGCCAGCCTATCGGAAGCGTTACGCATCGCCTTCGCGGCTGGGCTGGGGGAGGATCGGCCGCTGGGGCCTGATCCCATCATGCCTGCCGGAGGAGAAAATGAGATCGATCCTGCTGCACGTCTATGA
- the ppsA gene encoding phosphoenolpyruvate synthase, whose product MDHVRWLKDVSIADVPQVGGKNASLGEMIRGLSGQCIRVPGGFATTASAYRAFLANNDLAPFIAEALGRYRAGATSLREAGKSVRERILAATLSADMEAALRDHYRTLSREAGKEDIAVAVRSSATAEDLPGASFAGQQETFLNVRGEEALIDACRRCYASLFTDRAITYREIKGFDPLDIALSVGVQPMVRTDLGASGVMFTIDPETGFPGVVVISAAWGLGETVVQGAVDPDSYMLFKAFFDRPGIVPLLERTRGAKAIKMVYGDTQAERTRTVETSAAEREAFVLGDDDILTLARWGAAIERHYGRAMDIEWGKDGETGELFILQARPETVHGAASVSCFEVYTLKEKGKLIATGAAVGSGMAAGEACLLNGIEEAGRFRDGQILVAIATNPDWVPLMKRAAGIVTDHGGPTSHAAIVSRELGLPAVVGTGDATAHVRDGQPITINCAQGEEGLVYDGRLAFDRQVIETAQLPDPGVDIMVNMANPSAAFRWWRLPAKGVGLARMEFIIGGLIKLHPMAAAHPERLSPDDAVATRALSQNYESPADYFVQTLAEGIAKLAAPFHPYPAIVRLSDFKSNEYASLIGGKTFEPGEANPMLGFRGASRYYDPRYKDGFVLECRAMKAAREELGFSNILVMIPFCRTVGEADKVLAVMAENGLRRGKDGLQVYMMCEIPSNVVMAREFARRFDGFSIGSNDLAQLVLGVDRDSAELAKAFDERDEAVKRMIAEAIAGAHQERIKIGICGQGPSNHPDFARFLIEQGIDSLSLNPDSFVKTVEALARMREEARPFPGEGRGPASEIIAAGLRPSPEHALSSNL is encoded by the coding sequence ATGGACCATGTGCGGTGGCTGAAGGATGTGAGCATCGCGGACGTTCCGCAGGTCGGCGGCAAGAATGCCTCGCTCGGCGAGATGATCCGGGGGCTGTCCGGACAGTGCATAAGAGTCCCGGGCGGTTTCGCGACCACCGCGTCCGCCTATCGAGCCTTCCTCGCCAACAACGATCTTGCCCCATTCATCGCGGAGGCGCTCGGCCGCTATCGTGCCGGGGCCACGTCGCTTCGGGAGGCAGGGAAGTCCGTGCGCGAACGCATCCTCGCGGCCACCTTATCCGCCGACATGGAAGCGGCCCTGCGCGACCATTATCGCACCCTGTCGCGGGAAGCGGGAAAGGAGGACATCGCCGTCGCCGTGCGGAGCAGCGCCACGGCCGAGGACCTGCCGGGCGCGAGCTTTGCCGGGCAGCAGGAAACCTTCCTCAACGTGCGGGGCGAGGAAGCGCTGATCGACGCCTGCCGCCGTTGCTACGCCTCGCTCTTCACCGATCGCGCGATCACCTATCGCGAGATCAAGGGGTTCGACCCTCTCGACATCGCATTGTCCGTGGGTGTGCAGCCGATGGTGCGGACCGACCTCGGCGCATCGGGCGTCATGTTCACCATTGATCCGGAAACCGGCTTTCCCGGCGTCGTGGTGATCAGCGCGGCCTGGGGCCTTGGCGAAACGGTGGTCCAAGGCGCGGTGGATCCGGACAGCTATATGCTGTTCAAGGCCTTCTTCGACCGGCCCGGCATCGTGCCGCTGCTCGAAAGGACGCGGGGCGCCAAGGCGATCAAGATGGTCTATGGCGACACCCAGGCCGAGCGGACCCGCACCGTCGAGACGAGCGCAGCGGAGCGGGAAGCTTTCGTTCTCGGCGACGATGATATTCTAACCCTCGCCCGCTGGGGCGCCGCGATCGAGCGCCATTATGGCCGGGCCATGGACATCGAATGGGGGAAGGACGGCGAGACCGGAGAGTTGTTCATCCTGCAAGCGCGGCCGGAAACGGTGCACGGCGCCGCCTCGGTCTCCTGCTTCGAGGTCTATACGCTTAAGGAGAAGGGCAAGCTGATCGCGACCGGGGCCGCGGTCGGCAGCGGGATGGCGGCAGGCGAGGCCTGCCTTCTGAACGGGATAGAGGAGGCCGGGCGCTTTCGGGACGGCCAGATCCTCGTCGCGATCGCGACCAATCCCGACTGGGTGCCGCTGATGAAACGCGCCGCCGGGATCGTCACCGATCATGGCGGGCCGACGAGCCACGCCGCCATCGTCAGCCGCGAGCTTGGCTTGCCCGCAGTAGTCGGCACCGGCGACGCCACCGCCCATGTCCGCGACGGGCAGCCGATCACGATCAATTGCGCGCAAGGGGAGGAAGGCCTCGTCTATGACGGGCGGCTCGCCTTCGACCGGCAGGTGATCGAGACCGCACAGCTCCCCGATCCCGGCGTCGATATCATGGTCAACATGGCCAACCCTTCCGCCGCCTTCCGTTGGTGGCGGCTCCCGGCAAAGGGGGTGGGCCTGGCGCGGATGGAGTTCATCATCGGCGGGCTCATCAAGCTCCACCCGATGGCCGCCGCTCATCCCGAACGCCTCTCCCCTGATGACGCCGTGGCGACCCGCGCTCTGTCCCAAAATTACGAGAGCCCCGCCGATTACTTCGTTCAGACCCTGGCGGAAGGGATCGCAAAGCTTGCCGCGCCCTTCCACCCTTACCCCGCCATTGTCCGTTTGAGCGACTTCAAGTCGAACGAATATGCCAGCCTCATCGGCGGCAAGACATTCGAACCGGGCGAGGCCAATCCGATGCTCGGCTTCCGGGGCGCCTCCCGTTATTATGATCCGCGCTACAAGGACGGCTTTGTGCTGGAATGCCGGGCGATGAAAGCCGCGCGCGAGGAGCTGGGCTTTTCAAACATCCTCGTGATGATCCCCTTTTGCCGGACGGTGGGAGAAGCGGACAAGGTGCTCGCGGTGATGGCGGAAAACGGTCTGCGCCGGGGTAAGGATGGCCTACAGGTCTACATGATGTGCGAAATCCCGTCGAACGTCGTCATGGCCCGCGAATTCGCGCGGCGTTTCGACGGATTTTCGATCGGCTCCAACGACCTCGCGCAATTGGTGCTCGGCGTCGACCGCGATTCCGCCGAGCTTGCCAAGGCCTTTGACGAGCGGGACGAGGCGGTGAAACGGATGATCGCAGAGGCGATTGCGGGCGCGCATCAGGAGAGGATCAAGATCGGCATCTGCGGACAGGGGCCGAGCAATCATCCCGACTTCGCCCGTTTCCTGATCGAGCAAGGGATCGATTCACTCTCCCTCAACCCCGACAGCTTCGTGAAGACGGTGGAGGCGCTGGCCCGGATGCGGGAGGAGGCTAGGCCGTTCCCCGGCGAAGGCCGGGGTCCAGCTTCTGAGATCATCGCCGCTGGGCTCCGGCCTTCGCCGGAGCACGCCCTTAGTTCGAACCTTTGA
- a CDS encoding universal stress protein yields MASDTGSLSPKRRADTEQEGSRALHRIVVAIDLGEHSGKALARGCRIAAQRGASLRIIHAAPGPLDLSEQAALRVDIRKQVHQIAERLSDPEIDFSLHIPEGRPEEAIAQEAERIGADLVIVGGHGEPRFRDAIFGITASHVLQRLAVPLLVAQGENAGDYKRVMAASDDAAFAADLVRVASQIAPGADMHVVQAVNPRGLALFESDAAIAKRRHGREHALQQTLAAALASEPVAEHLFTSVEEGDPMAVIEHCSDRLRPDLIAMGTHGCMGMERLIQDSFAEYMLLWASFDVLIVPVGLPSDHPTGTRSEAA; encoded by the coding sequence ATGGCCAGTGATACCGGCAGCCTAAGTCCGAAGCGCCGGGCGGACACCGAGCAGGAGGGTAGCCGTGCCCTGCACCGCATCGTCGTCGCCATCGATCTTGGCGAACATTCCGGCAAAGCGTTGGCGAGGGGGTGCCGGATTGCGGCACAAAGAGGCGCGAGTCTTCGGATCATCCACGCCGCGCCGGGGCCGCTCGATCTTTCCGAGCAGGCCGCGCTTCGCGTCGATATCCGCAAGCAGGTGCATCAGATCGCGGAGCGCCTTTCCGATCCCGAAATCGATTTTTCCCTCCATATCCCCGAAGGCCGTCCGGAGGAGGCGATCGCCCAGGAAGCCGAGCGGATTGGGGCAGACCTCGTCATCGTCGGCGGGCATGGCGAACCGCGCTTTCGCGACGCGATTTTCGGCATTACCGCCAGCCATGTTCTCCAGCGCTTGGCCGTCCCGCTTCTAGTCGCGCAGGGAGAAAATGCGGGCGATTATAAGAGGGTGATGGCCGCGTCGGACGACGCTGCCTTCGCGGCCGACCTCGTTCGCGTCGCAAGCCAGATCGCGCCTGGCGCAGACATGCACGTCGTTCAGGCGGTGAACCCTCGCGGCCTGGCTCTGTTTGAGAGCGATGCGGCGATCGCAAAGCGGCGCCACGGCAGGGAGCACGCGTTGCAGCAAACCCTTGCCGCGGCGCTCGCGTCCGAGCCTGTAGCAGAGCATCTCTTTACCAGCGTCGAGGAAGGCGACCCGATGGCCGTCATCGAGCATTGCTCCGATCGCCTGCGGCCGGACCTCATCGCCATGGGAACCCATGGCTGCATGGGCATGGAGCGGCTGATCCAGGACAGCTTCGCCGAATATATGCTCCTTTGGGCCAGCTTCGACGTGCTAATAGTGCCAGTGGGCTTACCCTCCGATCATCCAACCGGGACGAGGAGTGAGGCGGCCTAA
- a CDS encoding zinc-dependent alcohol dehydrogenase family protein translates to MRAMELQAIGGPLRHVEREVPRPGPGELLIEISACGVCRTDLHIIDGDIRDHLPVVPGHEIVGRIVEKGPDTPGVSIGDRVGVPWLGRTCGQCRYCRAGQENLCDDPLFTGFNRNGGFASHCIANTAFCFSIPGQFSDAEATPLLCAGLIGYRSLRLAGNPRRLGLYGFGAAAHILTQVALWQGREVYAFTRPGDTDGQTFARALGCVWAGGSDQAAPQELDAAIIFAPVGALVPLALRAVHKGGRLVCGGIHMSDIPAFPYADLWGERALLSVANLTRADGEEFLRIAAEIPVETRTHDFPLEQANEAVAAVRAGALQGAAVLIPPS, encoded by the coding sequence ATGCGGGCGATGGAGTTACAGGCGATCGGCGGACCCCTTCGCCATGTCGAGCGGGAAGTGCCGCGACCTGGGCCAGGCGAACTTCTCATCGAGATATCGGCCTGCGGCGTTTGCCGCACCGACCTCCACATCATTGATGGGGACATAAGGGACCATCTGCCGGTCGTTCCAGGACATGAGATTGTCGGCCGGATCGTTGAAAAGGGGCCGGACACGCCGGGCGTGTCGATCGGAGACCGCGTCGGCGTGCCCTGGCTCGGCCGCACATGCGGGCAGTGTCGTTATTGCCGTGCGGGCCAGGAAAATCTCTGCGACGATCCCCTCTTCACCGGCTTCAACCGGAACGGAGGGTTTGCCAGCCATTGCATCGCAAATACCGCTTTCTGCTTTTCGATACCCGGCCAGTTTTCCGATGCCGAAGCGACGCCCCTGCTTTGCGCCGGCCTGATCGGCTACCGCTCCCTACGCCTGGCAGGGAACCCCCGTCGCCTTGGCCTCTACGGCTTCGGTGCCGCCGCGCACATCCTGACGCAGGTGGCGCTCTGGCAAGGGCGGGAAGTCTATGCATTCACCCGGCCCGGCGACACGGATGGCCAGACCTTCGCGCGTGCGCTCGGCTGCGTCTGGGCGGGCGGATCGGACCAGGCGGCGCCGCAGGAACTGGATGCCGCCATCATCTTCGCGCCGGTGGGGGCGCTCGTGCCCCTCGCACTTCGCGCCGTCCACAAGGGCGGCAGGCTCGTCTGCGGCGGCATCCACATGAGCGATATTCCGGCTTTTCCTTATGCCGACCTTTGGGGCGAGCGCGCGCTTCTGTCCGTCGCCAACCTCACTCGAGCCGATGGCGAAGAGTTTTTGCGGATCGCGGCAGAAATTCCGGTGGAGACGCGCACTCATGATTTCCCGCTCGAACAGGCGAATGAGGCCGTTGCGGCGGTGAGGGCAGGCGCGCTCCAGGGTGCCGCCGTCCTCATTCCCCCCTCTTAA
- a CDS encoding NAD(P)H-dependent oxidoreductase yields the protein MAHILLIDAHPDKKEGHLVHALADAYEEGASEDNDVRRINVSDLRFPILHSPEDWLHRKPPVAIREAQQDILWADHLAFFYPLWLGDMPALLKGFLEQVARPGFAIDMSKGFPRKLLTGRSARIVVTMGMPALFYRLVYRAHSLKSLKRNILNFAGITPVRATVVGGVDSETARHRALAEMAVLGRRGR from the coding sequence ATGGCGCACATCCTGCTGATCGATGCACATCCCGACAAAAAGGAAGGACATCTCGTCCACGCGCTGGCGGATGCCTACGAGGAGGGTGCGTCAGAGGATAACGACGTGCGCCGCATCAACGTTTCCGACCTTCGTTTCCCAATCCTCCACTCGCCGGAGGACTGGCTGCACCGGAAGCCGCCCGTTGCGATCAGGGAGGCGCAGCAAGACATTCTCTGGGCCGATCACCTGGCCTTCTTCTATCCCCTGTGGCTCGGCGACATGCCTGCGCTCCTCAAGGGCTTTCTCGAGCAGGTGGCGCGGCCTGGCTTCGCAATCGACATGTCCAAAGGATTTCCCAGGAAGCTCCTCACGGGGCGCTCCGCCCGGATCGTCGTCACCATGGGCATGCCGGCCTTGTTCTACCGGCTCGTCTATCGTGCCCACAGCCTGAAGAGCCTGAAGCGGAACATCCTGAACTTTGCAGGGATTACGCCCGTCCGTGCGACCGTGGTCGGCGGCGTTGATAGCGAGACCGCGCGTCATCGCGCGCTTGCGGAGATGGCGGTGCTCGGACGGCGCGGCAGATAG